A stretch of the bacterium genome encodes the following:
- the amrS gene encoding AmmeMemoRadiSam system radical SAM enzyme, which produces MNRTRREFLKGSLCAACGAWFWLSHWGYPGSALERLALADSGFDPKDPHLREAYFYEKLTGGKVRCQTCPNTCLIKPDRRGRCETRVNLSGKLYSISYGNPCTVNVDPVEKKPLLHFYPGSLAFSLAVAGCNFHCLNCQNWEISQTTPDKTRNLDLPPDQAVRMALQYNCKSLAYTYSEATTFYEYMVDISARARPAGLKNIYVSNGYISPPALDRLCTVIDAGSINLKSFSDDIYRKLNGGHLEPVLNTLKTLHRRGIWLEIINLVIPTYTDDLEMIKRMCGWIARNLGPECPLHFSRFTPKYKLAKLPPTPVEILQKAREAGIREGLHHVYIGNVPGMGEEVICPGCRKTVVKRQGYTLASLNLEKGKCRFCKQPVSGRWE; this is translated from the coding sequence ATGAATCGAACCCGGCGGGAATTTCTCAAGGGCAGCCTGTGTGCGGCCTGCGGAGCATGGTTTTGGTTATCTCACTGGGGTTATCCGGGGAGTGCCTTAGAAAGGCTGGCTCTGGCTGACTCCGGCTTCGATCCCAAAGACCCCCACCTTCGGGAAGCCTATTTTTACGAGAAACTCACCGGCGGAAAGGTCAGGTGCCAAACCTGTCCCAATACCTGTCTCATCAAACCTGACCGCCGGGGAAGGTGCGAAACCAGGGTGAATCTGTCCGGAAAGCTCTATTCCATCTCCTATGGCAATCCCTGCACCGTCAACGTGGACCCGGTGGAAAAAAAGCCGCTCCTGCACTTTTATCCGGGATCCCTCGCCTTTTCCCTGGCTGTGGCCGGGTGTAATTTCCATTGCCTGAATTGCCAGAACTGGGAGATTTCCCAGACCACACCGGATAAGACCCGCAATCTCGATCTTCCTCCGGACCAGGCAGTCAGGATGGCCCTGCAATACAACTGCAAAAGCCTCGCTTACACCTACTCGGAAGCAACCACGTTCTATGAGTATATGGTTGACATCTCGGCCAGGGCGCGGCCTGCGGGGCTTAAGAATATCTACGTCAGCAACGGTTATATATCGCCTCCCGCCCTGGATCGTCTGTGCACGGTCATTGATGCGGGAAGCATCAATCTGAAAAGCTTCTCCGATGACATCTACCGCAAGCTGAACGGCGGGCATCTTGAGCCGGTGCTCAATACCTTAAAAACCCTCCACCGCCGGGGTATCTGGCTGGAAATCATCAACCTGGTAATCCCCACCTACACCGATGATCTGGAAATGATCAAAAGGATGTGCGGATGGATCGCCCGAAACCTCGGACCGGAATGCCCCCTGCATTTTTCCCGGTTCACGCCCAAATACAAGCTTGCCAAGCTGCCGCCCACGCCCGTGGAGATACTCCAAAAGGCCAGGGAAGCCGGGATCAGGGAAGGGCTGCACCATGTATATATCGGCAATGTGCCGGGAATGGGGGAGGAAGTCATATGCCCAGGGTGCAGGAAGACGGTGGTCAAACGCCAGGGATATACCCTTGCATCCCTCAACCTGGAGAAAGGCAAGTGCCGGTTCTGCAAGCAACCAGTGAGCGGACGGTGGGAGTGA